A window of the Scleropages formosus chromosome 21, fSclFor1.1, whole genome shotgun sequence genome harbors these coding sequences:
- the cdkn1d gene encoding cyclin-dependent kinase inhibitor 1D isoform X1, with product MLPHLYSAFRQRRTDTVFPLRSRFTWKKIGIIMVLYQLQGNMAGISSESDIAPFSGEEVKPRLGSVRRNLFGPVDHQQLQQDFQRLLRMSVEEATRRWNFDFQSDRPTPGATEWEELRCQDVPAFYRSCMVKSGVGPRAEPPSRGCGGSSPPVGEYLEITARETYRCCEQEKRVSVAATGKRRQAIITDFFAVKKRRLLHPKGHALQ from the exons ATGTTGCCGCACTTGTACTCTGCATTTCGGCAAAGAAGAACAGATACAGTGTTTCCACTTCGGTCCAGGTTCACTTGGAAAAAGATTGGGATCATCATGGTTCTGTATCAACTCCAAGG GAATATGGCGGGGATCTCCTCCGAATCGGACATCGCGCCTTTCTCTGGGGAGGAAGTGAAGCCGCGGTTGGGGTCGGTGCGCCGGAACCTGTTTGGCCCCGTGGAccaccagcagctgcagcaggattTCCAACGGCTGCTCCGCATGAGCGTGGAGGAGGCCACCAGGAGGTGGAACTTTGACTTCCAGAGCGACCGGCCGACCCCAGGCGCCACGGAGTGGGAAGAGCTGCGGTGCCAGGATGTTCCGGCGTTCTACCGCAGCTGCATGGTGAAGAGCGGGGTGGGGCCAAGGGCGGAGCCTCcgagcagggggtgcggtggaagCAGCCCACCTGTGGGAGAGTACCTGGAGATAACAGCCAGGGAGACGTACAGGTGCTGCGAGCAAGAGAAGCGGGTGTCTGTCGCTGCCACCGGCAAACGCAGGCAGGCAATCATTACAG ACTTCTTTGCTGTGAAGAAGAGGAGGCTTCTTCATCCCAAGGGCCACGCTCTCCAGTGA
- the cdkn1d gene encoding cyclin-dependent kinase inhibitor 1D isoform X2: MAGISSESDIAPFSGEEVKPRLGSVRRNLFGPVDHQQLQQDFQRLLRMSVEEATRRWNFDFQSDRPTPGATEWEELRCQDVPAFYRSCMVKSGVGPRAEPPSRGCGGSSPPVGEYLEITARETYRCCEQEKRVSVAATGKRRQAIITDFFAVKKRRLLHPKGHALQ; the protein is encoded by the exons ATGGCGGGGATCTCCTCCGAATCGGACATCGCGCCTTTCTCTGGGGAGGAAGTGAAGCCGCGGTTGGGGTCGGTGCGCCGGAACCTGTTTGGCCCCGTGGAccaccagcagctgcagcaggattTCCAACGGCTGCTCCGCATGAGCGTGGAGGAGGCCACCAGGAGGTGGAACTTTGACTTCCAGAGCGACCGGCCGACCCCAGGCGCCACGGAGTGGGAAGAGCTGCGGTGCCAGGATGTTCCGGCGTTCTACCGCAGCTGCATGGTGAAGAGCGGGGTGGGGCCAAGGGCGGAGCCTCcgagcagggggtgcggtggaagCAGCCCACCTGTGGGAGAGTACCTGGAGATAACAGCCAGGGAGACGTACAGGTGCTGCGAGCAAGAGAAGCGGGTGTCTGTCGCTGCCACCGGCAAACGCAGGCAGGCAATCATTACAG ACTTCTTTGCTGTGAAGAAGAGGAGGCTTCTTCATCCCAAGGGCCACGCTCTCCAGTGA